GATGACCGAACCGGAACGGGGCTACTGGCGGGACGTGGGGAACCTGGAGCAGTACTGGGAGGCATCCATGGACCTTTGCTCCGTGTCGCCGGTGCTCAACCTTTACAACGACAAGTGGCCCATAAGGGGCTTTTTCAATTCAGGCGCCCCCCCGGCCAAGTTCGTTTTCGCCACGGAGGGCAAAAGGATCGGCATGGCGACGGACTCGCTGGTGTCCGAAGGTTGCGTGGTGTCCGGCGGGAAGATAAACCGGTGCGTTCTTTCGCCATGGGTGCGGATAAACAGCTACTCGTCGGTGGAGGAGTCGGTGCTGATGGAGGGGGTGAACATAGGGCGCAACGCGAAAATCCGCCGGGCGATAATAGACAAAAAGGTGGAAATCCCCGCCGGGGCCGAGATCGGTGTTGACCTGGAAAAAGACCGCAAACGCTTCCACGTCACCCCCGGCGGCATCGTGGTGATCCCCAAGGGAACGGTGATAGAAGAAGAGAAAACGGCTGCGGTCTGACCTGAATGCCTTCGCTAATCTGATCACGAGATAGAGATATAAAGACTGCTTGTTAAGAGCGTGATGTTTCTAAAGAGGGTGAATCCACCTGAAAAATCACACGTCATACGGCTTGATCACTAAATCATGAACTTCAGGAGGGAAATCCCTGATGTTCCGTGTGACAAGTTTGAGATTGTGTTGAAATGATCTATCAAAATTACGGAATCAAGGAGCAATTCCATCAAGATGCGCCCCACTCCCCGCGCAATTTAAGCTGATACCGCAGGCCGTCCCCCTCTTTCCATAGTCCGGCTGTCTTTTTTAGCGCCTCGCCGAAAGCCTGCTCGCTTATCTGCCCTGGTTGGTTTTCCGGGAGATTGCGCTCGATCTCCATCCAGTCGGCATAACTGATTTGAACAGCCACAGGATGCGCCTTGTCATCGGTGACTATCTTTTTTCCAATATCGCTCATAAAGGCTCCTTGGGTGAAATTATTATATCATCGTTTGACCGGCGCCAAACACATATGCCACTCCCCTCTCCTTCCTCTATAATCAGACCATGAGCGGAGAACTTGTGATAATGGCCATGAGCGGAGGGGTGGACAGCTCCACCGCCGCCGCCTTGCTCAAAGAAGAGGGTCGCGACATCGTGGGCGTCACCATGCGGGTGTGGGAGCATCCGGAGGACGTGGAGGCGCGAAACGGAACCTGCTGCACCCTCGACGACGTGGAGGACGCGCGCCGCGTGGCCATCCGTCTCGGGATCCCCCACTACACCGTGAATGTGAAGGCGGAGTTCAAGGAAAAGGTGGTGGACTATTTCGTCGCCGAATACATGCGCGGCCGCACTCCGAACCCGTGCGTGCTGTGCAACCAGGTGATAAAGTTCGACTACCTTTTCCGGCTGGGGGCCAAGCTTGGCGCGGGACATGTGGCCACCGGGCATTATGCTCGTATCGGGCAATTCCGCGGCCACACCGTGGTGATGCGCGGGCTGGACGCGGCCAAGGACCAAAGTTATTTCCTGTTCTCCATCGGGCCGGACAGGCTCAAACGGATATTGTTCCCTCTCGGCGCCCATTCAAAGCAGGAAACGAGGGCCATGGCGGAAAAGTACGGGCTGCACACCGCGAAAAAGCACGAAAGCCAGGAGATTTGCTTCGTGCCGGACAACGATTACACGAACTTCATAAAAAAGCTGCCAGAGGGGAAATCGGCCCGCGAAGGGGAGATCGTGGACTTTGACGGCAGGAAAATGGGGCGCCACAAGGGATTCCCCTTCTATACTGTGGGCCAGCGGCGCGGGCTTGGCATCGGCCACTCGGAGCGATTGTACGTTGCGGCCATCGAACCGGATACGAACCGGATTATCGTTGGAAACAAATCGCGGCTATACGGCAAGGCGCTGTCCGCCGGCGGGATGAACTGGTTCGTTCCACCGGAAGATTTTGCGGATATACAGGTGACTGCGCGGATACGCCATCAAGGAAAGGACACGCCCACTGTTATCATACCGGAAGGTAAAGAACGCGTGACAGTGGAATTCGCCGAGCCGCAGCTTGCCATCACTCCGGGACAGGCTGTGGTGTTCTATCATGGTGATGTTGTGTTGGGCGGAGGATGGATAGAAAAGAGGCTCGATAAGTGAAAAACGAAGTCAATTTAAGCGACGCGCTG
This window of the Nitrospinota bacterium genome carries:
- the mnmA gene encoding tRNA 2-thiouridine(34) synthase MnmA — its product is MSGELVIMAMSGGVDSSTAAALLKEEGRDIVGVTMRVWEHPEDVEARNGTCCTLDDVEDARRVAIRLGIPHYTVNVKAEFKEKVVDYFVAEYMRGRTPNPCVLCNQVIKFDYLFRLGAKLGAGHVATGHYARIGQFRGHTVVMRGLDAAKDQSYFLFSIGPDRLKRILFPLGAHSKQETRAMAEKYGLHTAKKHESQEICFVPDNDYTNFIKKLPEGKSAREGEIVDFDGRKMGRHKGFPFYTVGQRRGLGIGHSERLYVAAIEPDTNRIIVGNKSRLYGKALSAGGMNWFVPPEDFADIQVTARIRHQGKDTPTVIIPEGKERVTVEFAEPQLAITPGQAVVFYHGDVVLGGGWIEKRLDK